In Setaria italica strain Yugu1 chromosome IX, Setaria_italica_v2.0, whole genome shotgun sequence, the genomic stretch tgcctgctggatTGGCGGAGAAGGCGgtgtgttttttttaaaaaaaaaggaaggtaGGAATTTTATTAATTTGGAATGGCAACATTTACATCCAAGAAGACACGAGGATACCCAAGCCAAACATGATGGCCAGGTCCTAGAGTACAAGCATGTTTTGCAAGATAATGAGCCTCCCGATTAGATTCCCTACCTTCATGTGCAAAACGCACGTAATCAAAAGATCTAGACCTCCCATTTATGCTCTGAATGATCATCATATAAGAGCATCGAGACATTTCTTTAATATTCTTAATGAcatttagagggtgtttggatactaaatgctaaactttagcaatgtcacatcggatgttcggatgttaggaggactaaacattagttaattataaaattaattgcagaactcctgtgctaattcgcgagatgaatctattaagcctaattaatccatcattaccaaatggttattgtagcaccacattgtcaaatcatgaactaattaggcttaatagattcgtctcacgaattacactccatctgtgcaattagttttgtaattagcctatatttaatacttctaattagcatccaaacatccgatgtgacgggtgttaaattttaacaccctattgccaaacagccccttagacAATCTGAAGCCACCGTCATCTTCTTTATGCCACAGTCTTCGGCAAGAGGTAGTGCCTCTTCACATGCCATTGATTCTAAggtttcaggctcaattatattTGGTATCACCAGAGCACTTGCAGCAATAAAACCTCCTTGATCATCTCGGCATATAACCCCAACAGCTCCTTTGTAAGCAGCCTTGGCAACTGTATTAATCTTGCATTGACCACTTCCAGGTGGTATCCAGtgcctatttttttattttagttgtGGCTGGCACATCTCTTTCATCTGAAACTCCTAGGAAGCTCCAATTCATCTATCAGCCTATTAATTGTTGCTATTATAGATAAAGGGCTTTGAAATATTTCATCATAGTTTGCTTTTCTCCTTGCCTGCACAATAGACCAACAGGCAACAAGAATACGCATACCATCAGCTTGTGAAATATTGCTCACATAAAGGATACCCAATGCATTGGGTCAGGAATACATAGAGTAGCAATTAATTCTGTTACCTCTTCATCTAGTTGGGCCCAAACACATCTGGACATTGTACAGTATAGTAAAGCATGGTCCCATGTGTCCTCGTCGGCACCACAAAGTTTGCATTCAGCTGTGTCAACCATATTTCTGCTTTTTAACACACTACCAGTGGGAATTGAATTCAGTGCAAGTCGCCAGCAAAAGATTTTGATTTTTGGTGGCAATTTCATATTCCACAATTGGTTCCATTCCCTCTGTCTTTTTTGCACATCAGAACAGCTTGTACGGCCTTCGAAGTAATCCTCTCTACTTTTCTTCGCTGCAATCATCATCCGATAAGCAGAGCGAACAGTAAACATACCATTTCTTTCATAATGCCATGCCCAACAATCTTCTTGTATACTCATACTCAGCGGAATCTGTAGGATCGCTTCACTGTCCATATGATTGAAATAGTTCTGCACTATCTCTGTTTTCCATGTCCTAGAGGTATGGTCAATTATATCAGAAACAAGTGTCGGAGGATTTGGTTTCTTTGAAACAAGAGGCCTGAACATCCCAGTTCTTGGAATCCATTACATCCCCCAAATTTGTGTGCTTCTACCATCACCAATTCGTTTAATCAATCCTTGATTTAGCACCTCTATTCCATCACATATAGCTCTCCAGGTCTTTGATGGGTTATTCCCAATAGAAGCATTGAGAAGATCTCCAAAGGGGAAGTAAACTGATTTTAGGACTTGAAAACAAAGAGACTCAGGCTTGATCAACATACGCCATGCCTGTCTTGCAAGCAATGCAAGGTTAAAAATTTCTATATCAGGTTGCTCGTAGGCTCTCAATTGTAACTTGTAAGAGGCCCATAATAGCAGCCCAGTACAACGAACCAGCCCACTACTATTGCATTGTCTTGTACGAATTTGTATGGCTGGGTGGTAATGGATCGTAACCCTCGTGCCTTCTTTACAATCCAACTTAGCCTaattcaaaatcatataatctTATAGTCCGATCCTTATTGAGCCCcacccttaaatttgctagactAAATTAGAGGGCACTTTTATCACCCCTAGACATGCCTCTATGTTGATCAAGCCTTCCATGATCTCCACCCAACATAACACACAACAATGCTCCCCAGTTCATGATCCATAAAGATTTTTACACACTAGTAATAGTACTATAAGAAAATGCCTGTATAGGGCTCCCAATAAGCCGAGCCCGACCACACAAGTGCACGCTCGCGCGCACACGGTCCGGTTCTCCGCTTGGGGCACAATGCAGAAGCAGATAGGCGTATAGGCGGCTACGCAGCGTGTCCGTCGTCCTCCTTGGGCTTGGGCGCCTGGTCGTCGAATTGGATGGGCGCCACCTTGGGCACGTGCACCGGCAGGCGATCGACCTCGTCGGCCCACGGGTTGGTCTCCCCGGCGTCGTCGACCGTCCTGAGCGCCTTCCACACAGCGCTGTTGCACTTGAACCCCGACCCGAACGCGATCTGCCAGACGCGGTCCCCCTTCCTGATCCTCCCCTTGGCCTCGCAGTATGCGAGCTCGTACCACAGCGAGCTGCTCGACGTGTTGCCGAAGCGGTAGAGCGTCATCCGCGACGGCTCCATGTGCCAGCCGCTGAGGCCGAGGCTTCGCTCCAGCTCGTCCAGcacgccccgcccgcccgcgtgGATGCAGAAGTGCTCCAGCGCCAGCTTGAAGTCCGGCACGTAGGGCTTGGCGTCGGAGCGGAGGAGCACGCGGCGGAGTAGCACGGCGGACAGGAACCGGAGCTGCTCCGACAGCGGGAGCACCAGCGGGCCCAGCGTCGTGATGTTGGTGCGCAGCGCCTCGCCGGCCACGGACATGAGCTCCTTGGAGAGGGACACGCCGACGTTGCCCTCCGGGTCCTCCTCCTGCGTCACGCACCCGTAGCTCCGGTCGCTGGCACCACGGTGCGTGCGCACCGTGTGGACCAGCTGGTActtggcgcggcggcggtcggcggcgcggtTGGAGAggagcaccgccgcgccgcccatcCGGAACAGCGTGTTGGTCACCAGCATCGGACGGTGGTTGCCCAGGTACGCGTTCAGGGTGATGTTCTCCGTGCTCACCACCAGCGCGTACGTGTCCGGGTGCACCTGCAGAATCGCAGCGAGTAGTTGTTGATCAGCCAATACAATCCAGCCCGTCCGTTTCATTCATTTCAATTCCTgcaagctgctggacgtgacccAACCATGGCGATTTGACTACAAGGTGAGAACGAAGAACGAGCTACTGCTGCTGCGCGTGCATTGAATGTCGAAGGTATGATGCTGTTTTCTTTCAGTTATTACCATCGGCAACGGCCGTTGGAGCTGGAGGGGCCTGGGCTCGACGGAACGAATTCACTTCGCGTCTCAGATTTGCAGCTCTGAACTTTTGGTCGCAGAGTTGCAGTAGGTGAGGCTCTACCAAGCATTAAGCAAGCGCAGAGCCGAGACAAGACGACACGACGCGACACGGTGTGCCTACCCTAACTAACCACAATTACTATGCCTGGGAGCTAGCTAGACTGGATCAGGATCACTGCCTCACTGGACAGGGGGCCGGACGAACGACTGGCGATCGGGTCGTGTCGGCTGTTTTTCTGTTCTGGTCATGGGGTGAGATTGCAGATCGACGATGTTGCTGCTTTGATTAGTAATTGTGATAATTCTTTTCAGGGCCAGAGattatttgtaataaacaaGTTTTTTCGTTCTGAACCGAATGCATGAACTCGTGGTAAGAAGTTGCTACTGCTACTACTAAGCGCTGGAAACAACGGTGAAATGTTTGCATCAAATTCGACatggctgatcgagctccatgATTGCAGCAAATTCTGCATGGCTAGGCTAGCTGTGAGGTCCATCCAGCCGTACCGACCGAGCCTTGATAGCTCAAGTCGCGTCCATCAGGTGGCTTTTGCCTTTTGGCTGGTCCATGGACGctaatggggtgtttggatacgaggttctaaacttggggtgtttggatacgaggttcTAAACTTTAGAAGTGTCACATCCGAACAGATGTTCgtatgctaattagaaggattaaacatgagctaattataaaactaattgcagaacccctatactaatttgcgagacgaatctattgagcctaattaatccatgattagcacatgtttactgtagcagtacaaatcatggactaattaggcttaatagattcgtctcgcgaattagactccacttGTGCAAtggattttataaatagtctatatttaatacccctaattagtatccaaacatccgatgtgacgggtactgaACTTGAGGAAAGCACCCCCTGAGCCTAAGGAAGGGAAGGGACTACTTGCCCGTTACAGCTCAAGTGTAGTGGAGCTTGTTTCTGTCAGGTCCTCCCTGCTGTCCATCCGATGGATCCTGGCTGTCCGTCCCCGATCGGACGGCCCGTGTCTCCCATGGACCCACCCTTGATCCGTGGAACATGCATGGTCCTTGCTGTTGGATCGGGTCTGCACTGTTTCAGTAGATCGATCCTTCTATTGGTTTGGATGATTGGCTCGTTTTTTATGCCAGACATGTCAGTGCTGTTCAAATTGATATGGTTACGGACGTTTCGGGACATGTCTAAGGTCCTGGACATGGTAAGGCCATGAATGCACACATCTACCTTAAACGCCCCCACCATGCAGGAGAAGTTAATGAATAAACTTTTCCTTGTATGCTGCTATGTACAGTAGTCTAGGATAAGATTGGGACCAAATGGTGTAAAATGTTTGAGATGTTTCTCTACGGCATATGTGGTGTCGGCGCAAGCTTTTTACTATCTTGATATTTTGCTTATAATCTGAGACTAAGCTAACTAGGATTTGACTCATTGGCTGTTACTAGTCACTCCTATTGTCCCATAATAACCGAATCTGTCATCGAACTGCTACAGTGACGTCCATGATCGACCTTCAGTTGAGCGATCTGATCACTATGAAGTGACAGATGTTTCTTTTATGGATTCACTCGAAACGATGGCTGTTTCTGTTTCTGCTGCACTATGCTCAATCTGTGT encodes the following:
- the LOC101756089 gene encoding 3-ketoacyl-CoA synthase 20 codes for the protein MMASHQQHRPTAMSRAELFRTVRQATLNHARQLYHRLVIRLPHLLAVTLLVAAAQLAPPSLAGAPRAILDAARANAPLAAAACAGLAAAACAYAASRPRPVYLVDLAGYKPGGVHAATRARSIRHFARAGRFTDESIAFQARMLERAGVGEATHFPASLLTVPVDMCLRTAREESEAVVFGVVDDLLARTGVRAEDIGVVIVNSSCFSPTPSFTSLVVNRYGLRHDVVTHNLSGMGCSAGIIAIDLAKHLLQVHPDTYALVVSTENITLNAYLGNHRPMLVTNTLFRMGGAAVLLSNRAADRRRAKYQLVHTVRTHRGASDRSYGCVTQEEDPEGNVGVSLSKELMSVAGEALRTNITTLGPLVLPLSEQLRFLSAVLLRRVLLRSDAKPYVPDFKLALEHFCIHAGGRGVLDELERSLGLSGWHMEPSRMTLYRFGNTSSSSLWYELAYCEAKGRIRKGDRVWQIAFGSGFKCNSAVWKALRTVDDAGETNPWADEVDRLPVHVPKVAPIQFDDQAPKPKEDDGHAA